The genomic segment TAACATTTTTCTGAATACCAGCCAGTTTATGTGATTATTTTGAGGGAAATTGACTGTTTATCTTTAGTGAATAGAGTATTGTACATCTTTCTGAACAAGGAAagcttttttctcttcaacttcaaaaaaaaaaaactgattgCACATGGAGGAATCACTTAggcatttttcttttacttggGTTATTCTTAATCAAGGTCATATTTGATATTTTGCATTGTTATCGGGGTTTAGGATTTAGCCTATAAATGCCCCTATtatcgttttttttttattattgtagTTGGTGTTGGATGGTGAATGGTTGAGATATTGACATTTTCTCCCTCTATTAATTTTGTTCTGTATTGTGTTCTTCTCTTTAAACTTCTTCTGTTTCTCCCTGAATTGCCTCTGTTTCTCTCTAATTTATCCCGTCTATGGTATCCCTCTGATTTCTATTATCTATTCTTTCTCCCCCCCCACTACATAAGAAGGCTATTACACCCTTTGTATATCTCTATTTTATGATGCACTGCTGGTCTTTGGAAGGTTGAATGTGTGCTATTGAAGGAGGAGACTTAAAACTTTGGAGGTCCTGAATTCATGGCATAAAAATGTTAATTGATGATTCACAAGATGAATATATGCATATGTTTTTTAGCAGATCAATTGTTTGTTATCCATCCTATAGTGAAAGTCATACACAAGCAAGTTTATTGTTCTCTTGCTTCGCAATGGCTGCAATCTACTTACCACCTTTCTTTATATGAATCTTTTAATGCAGTCCCCACTTTTTTCATATCTTCTCCAATGGCTATTTCTGTGCCTAACTTGATATACCGGCGGTGAATATATGatttgataattatatttaatgtaTCGTCGGTGTATATATGATTCGACGACGAAAGCAATACATACAAACCATATTAACGGTTTAGGATTAATGCACTaaaatcattttcttctttaatcgACTAACTCTCCATTGAGTGAGATTAGACTGGAGAAAAGATTTATCTTTTATGTTGTCAATATGAAAACAATACTAATCAAATTAACTATTAGGAGTCAATATgatagaaaaatttttttttttaatttacaacTACCCCATGAATGAGATCAGACGAGAGAAGGGATTTATTaactttgttttttatataCAAGTCTGTACTAATTAAGTCTAACTCACTTTattaaatcataattataGATTATAATATTGGTTTtttatagaaatcaaatttaattaaaagggTATTGTGGACATTAATTGAACGGCTAATAATGCGCCACGTGTAAGTATCGGAGGGGTTGTTGCTGTTGTCGAGCTGTGGCAAGCCACGCTCCTTCCTTCCCTTACTTTTCTTCTCTCTGGAATATTCGCAGAAAGCTCTCGAAAAGGACGTTTCGCTTTGCTTACCCGCCCTTCTCTTCTCTTGTCTTCTTTCTTAACAATTCCGAAGCTTTTAACCCTagagaaaaaccaaacaaCATCAACGAAAATGGCGTCGTTCGAGGAAGCACCGCCTGGTAATTCAAAGGCCGGAGAGAAGATTTTCAAGACCAAGTGCGCCCAGTGCCACACCGTCGAGAAAGGTGCTGGTCACAAGCAAGgtaccctttttctttcttttctctgaTTTAATTTCATTGGATCTGTTGATGTTAGGTGCTTTGTGTAgtaatatatttgatgatttggaagGGTCTCTTATCTCTGAATTCCCATAGATCTAAACAGCAGCTTCAAGCCAAGTATCTGTTCCTGAAAGTTTGAGTTTTGGGGTTGgattataattttatgaaataattGCGATgggaaaattttcttttggattAGAAATCTGGGTTCAGGTTTTTATTGTCATTCTTTTCTAAATCAGGGCCCAATCTCAACGGTCTGTTTGGAAGGCAATCGGGTACAACTCCAGGGTACTCATACTCCGCTGCTAACAAGAACATGGCTGTGAATTGGGAGGAGAAAACTCTGTATGATTACCTCCTCAATCCTAAGAAGGTTAGTCTGCTAACATAAcccatttcactcttcaaaaATCACGCATTTTTAGTGTTTTTGTAATATAAGCATCTTGATATCATAAATCTTTCCTCAGATTATGTAGGAATGTTTTGATAATAGTTATAAGTACTGTGATAGTTCTCTGCTTGTGATTATGGTTGTCCTGCTCTTTCTggtatataaataattttatttattgccATACTTGTTTATTTTCTGGGATGTGAATTAGCTTCATGCCTCTGCTTTCCTGATAGTGACAACAGAAGCATGATCTTGGGTAAATTGCTTTTtctctaaatataaaataatactagAATTTATCTAGGTGTTTATTGGCGGGGGGGAGGAGTGAAATAATTACATGGTTTGAACTGTGCTGATGCTGAGGATGTGTGGGAAGTTGTGGACTGCCATTAACAATGTCATTACTCATGAACaagcacttttttttttttttttgtcttttttgaATTCTAAAATTTGTGCTCATTTGAGAGATAGAATTTTAGTGTTTCTTTCAAAGGTATTGAAGCCATTCTGTATTGTGCATGTTTATTAACACTTATAGGAATAAAAATCTTGTTTTTGTGAATGCTCTTAATTTGTTGTGTGTGCAGATGTTCATATCTTTCATTTTTGGCTGCTGTTCTTATCAAATTCGTTGTTTATGTTTACTGAAAAGTATTGCTCACCTTGGTAAAATTTTTGTGCAGTACATCCCTGGAACAAAAATGGTTTTCCCTGGATTGAAGAAGCCACAGGAACGTGCTGACCTCATTGCATATTTGAAGGAATCTACAGCACCCTAAATGGTTTTGCACAGTCTTGGTTTACCTACTCCATTTTGCAGTCATTGGAGATTGTTTCTCACAGCAAGGATATAATAAATTCGACCTTGTAGGTCAGCCATGCTCTTTGTAGAATGAGCATTCTTAGTGATTGTTTATTTGAGAAGAGGTTGCCATTGCTGTCATAAGTAAGGCATATTCAATTTAGACTTCATGAATTTCTGGTGAATTACCAGCATGcaaatgagattttttttcatacTGTTAACCAGATTCCACTGCTTCTCATTTCAAGTTTTATTTGGCGGAATGTTTAAATGTAATGATGCTATTTTCCAGCGCAAACCTCAATACTCTATTCTAGGCAGTTTATGTGGGTATGTCAGTGTTAGGGTGCATGTTTTGGTTGTGTGCGCTCTCCCATCTTCATGAAGAATGTTGGATGGaacattttttccttttatggtTTTATGGAAGCAATTGACATGAGACATTGCTTTTCCTAGCATCTGTAGGAAGATGCTATGGAATGCTAGTTGACAAACTGACTGATTGCCTTGCCTTGGCTGAGGCTATCTTTAATTGTTCGGTAACTGTTTCATGAAAAGGGCACAGAAAAGCTCATTAAGAGGCTAAGTGTTATTATCCATGACCATGAGCCAGATGCGCTTTGGCGTTGGATGTCTCGTTAGTACGTTTACGGATTTTACATTTGTAAAAGATGGAGATAGATCTTGAATATATAACCTAACCTAAACGTTGCACAATTAGGTGgttagaataaaatagttattaacACTTATTACGAATTTATATTATCAATTCAAAAGacatattattaaataaaaattttatttataaactcaaaattaatCTCATTTCTTGGTGATTTGTAATTCGTGATAGAAGCATGTCTCCTGACATACCATATTGGATTTAGAGCAAGATAAAATGATCCTTATGAGAAAGGCTTTTCAGGAAGGCTATCATGTtatttaaaattctactatCATTTCACACAAATATGTTCATTAACATCTTATTTCAAAGAATTTGcttccaattttctttttctttttcattacaATAATTGAACCTCAATCCACAAACCAAAGACCTTTTGTTTATCAGCAACAGTTGGGCATTATTATCAAAACACGAAGCACAATTCATCAACATAATAACTCCACCCTTGATACTTCTcctagctttaaaatcaacataattaaatttaaaaagaacaaatttaAAGCCAATGCCATTGAATTTGTTCAGCTGATTCATCATGGCTATCACTCAGCTGATTCAAGATTGTGGCCGCGCCGGCCGACAAAGTCCTGGGATCTGCAACATAATACAACTGTAAATAAAGGTATCCAACAATGCAATaggaaaaaagaacaaaaaaaaaaaagaaatgtaaGTGATGATTAAATTCATGaagaaattttcttgaaatcaACAATGCCTTTCCTTGTTCCTGAAATATGCAGCACGTTAGATAGAGCATTAAGGATTGTCTTGTTCTAAGATACGGATTCCTAAAACATATGGTTTGTATCCTTAgacaaaatgaaatgagttaGAAATTTCCATGACAGGATTGTAAGTGGTCAGAGTGTTAGTGAATTATGATCATTAACATTTCGGTGTCCGAGTCAATCAAAAcctttaaataatataaaatagtgGAGTAGAAGTAAAGAAAATCTTCTCCCAAACAATCTACAATCATCTTTGGCAACAAAATACTAACCTCGACTCCATGAGGGCCAATGCGGTTACGAGATATAAAATTGAGTATCAACATTGCAAATTCATCGGGCGCATCTTCCTACATTTTTGTAACATTTAGAAGTTgcaatttagaaaataaataaatatgggGAAAAGAACACGCAAGGCAATATAACTGATGAACCTGTATAGCATGTCCTGTA from the Theobroma cacao cultivar B97-61/B2 chromosome 8, Criollo_cocoa_genome_V2, whole genome shotgun sequence genome contains:
- the LOC18592886 gene encoding cytochrome c, which gives rise to MASFEEAPPGNSKAGEKIFKTKCAQCHTVEKGAGHKQGPNLNGLFGRQSGTTPGYSYSAANKNMAVNWEEKTLYDYLLNPKKYIPGTKMVFPGLKKPQERADLIAYLKESTAP